From Chryseobacterium sp. IHB B 17019, one genomic window encodes:
- a CDS encoding Crp/Fnr family transcriptional regulator, with amino-acid sequence MTNKSLEICYDFPFFLPEELEEIFQAHEKVIFQKGDCILEEGKTANEYYILETGLARSFVNDFNGNDVTTHFFVENEVIIDVSSLFQRIPTQENIVCISDCECWRLDFDTFQDLFHKIPNLREWGRAWMSQQLFAYKQRSVEMFTLSATKRYLNLLEQKPHVIQFAPLKQIASYLGVTDTSLSRIRKELVSHPKKI; translated from the coding sequence ATGACGAACAAATCCTTAGAAATCTGCTATGATTTCCCATTTTTCTTACCGGAAGAGCTTGAAGAAATATTTCAGGCTCATGAAAAAGTGATCTTTCAGAAAGGAGATTGTATCCTTGAAGAAGGGAAAACGGCAAACGAATACTATATTTTGGAAACAGGTTTGGCTCGCTCATTTGTTAATGACTTTAATGGAAATGATGTGACAACACATTTTTTTGTAGAAAATGAAGTAATCATTGATGTTTCCTCGCTTTTTCAAAGAATTCCTACTCAGGAAAATATTGTTTGTATCTCAGATTGTGAATGTTGGAGACTGGATTTCGATACTTTTCAAGACTTATTCCATAAAATTCCGAACCTCCGGGAATGGGGTAGAGCCTGGATGTCGCAACAGCTTTTTGCTTACAAACAGCGTTCTGTAGAGATGTTTACACTTTCCGCTACAAAACGTTACCTTAATCTTCTGGAACAAAAACCTCATGTCATTCAATTTGCGCCCTTAAAGCAAATCGCTTCCTACTTGGGAGTTACAGATACTTCTTTGAGCAGAATCCGCAAGGAATTGGTCTCTCATCCAAAGAAAATTTAA
- a CDS encoding DUF763 domain-containing protein: MKRSGTADLPLHYGKVPPWLYERMSVLGLSIVEVILMDYGKDEVLRRLADPFWFQSFGAVMGMDWHSSGITTSVMGALKRSINPNSQSLGLYICGGKGKFSRETPSELLQIADKTGLNGTELVRASKLSAKVDNTAIQDGYQLYLHNFILSDNGNWSVVQQGMHESDGTARRYHWHSENIKSFIEEPHTGINGISRGQILNLTDSEAAENRKGILDISHTDSAEIMSDFSRLILPNHHDVQASDVDLRRLGALLYVTREQQPQDFEDLLMLEGVGPRTMQSLALVSEVIHGAPSRFKDPARFSFAHGGKDGHPFPVPTKVYDESIDIIKKGIEKSKLGNSDKLKTLNKLHDIVTKTEKDFTPNFDIQEVIEEERQNSWRFGGKTVFGDAQKPANPKPIQLSLF, from the coding sequence ATGAAACGTTCCGGAACAGCAGATTTACCCTTACACTACGGCAAAGTACCGCCGTGGCTGTACGAACGTATGTCTGTTCTCGGGCTTTCAATCGTTGAAGTGATCTTAATGGATTACGGCAAAGATGAAGTTCTCAGAAGACTTGCGGATCCGTTTTGGTTCCAGAGCTTTGGAGCGGTGATGGGTATGGATTGGCATTCTTCAGGGATTACAACTTCCGTAATGGGTGCTTTGAAACGTTCCATCAATCCTAATTCTCAATCACTTGGGCTATATATTTGTGGCGGAAAAGGTAAGTTTTCCAGAGAAACCCCTTCAGAACTCCTTCAAATTGCAGATAAAACTGGTTTGAACGGAACCGAGTTAGTAAGGGCCAGCAAGCTTTCCGCAAAGGTTGATAATACGGCCATTCAGGATGGTTATCAATTGTATTTACACAATTTTATTTTGTCAGATAACGGAAATTGGAGCGTTGTCCAGCAAGGAATGCACGAATCCGATGGAACGGCAAGACGATATCACTGGCATTCTGAAAATATAAAATCCTTTATTGAAGAACCTCACACAGGAATCAACGGAATTTCAAGAGGGCAAATTTTAAACTTAACAGATTCGGAAGCCGCCGAAAACAGAAAAGGAATTCTGGATATTTCCCACACTGATTCTGCGGAAATTATGAGTGATTTTTCACGTTTAATTCTTCCTAATCATCATGATGTTCAGGCTTCTGATGTAGATTTAAGGCGTTTAGGTGCGCTTTTATATGTAACTCGCGAACAGCAGCCTCAAGACTTTGAAGATTTATTGATGCTGGAAGGTGTCGGTCCGCGGACGATGCAGTCGTTGGCTTTGGTGAGTGAAGTCATTCACGGCGCGCCTTCAAGATTCAAAGATCCGGCGAGATTTTCCTTTGCTCATGGCGGGAAAGACGGTCATCCGTTTCCTGTTCCGACTAAAGTTTACGATGAAAGTATTGATATTATTAAAAAAGGAATTGAAAAATCAAAGCTTGGAAATTCCGATAAATTAAAGACTTTAAACAAACTTCACGACATCGTCACAAAAACAGAAAAAGACTTCACCCCGAATTTCGATATTCAGGAAGTTATTGAAGAGGAACGACAAAATTCATGGCGTTTCGGTGGAAAAACTGTGTTTGGAGATGCGCAGAAACCCGCCAATCCGAAGCCGATTCAGCTTTCTTTGTTTTGA
- a CDS encoding glyoxalase superfamily protein, translating into MKAEQIIPIFRIFDEQKAIEFYIDWLGFEIVWKHHFEDNTPVYMEIKKGNITFHLSEHHGDGTPGSRVFIWGEDIKDYHKELMDKKYKYNRPGLEKTFYNAVSFTVDDPFGNKIIFNEKFDEEKHKDLEFYSIH; encoded by the coding sequence ATGAAAGCAGAACAGATTATCCCTATTTTTAGAATTTTTGATGAACAAAAGGCCATTGAGTTTTATATTGATTGGCTCGGTTTTGAAATCGTCTGGAAGCATCATTTTGAGGATAACACTCCGGTTTATATGGAAATCAAAAAAGGTAATATTACCTTCCATTTAAGCGAACATCACGGTGACGGAACTCCAGGAAGCCGCGTTTTCATCTGGGGTGAAGATATTAAAGATTATCACAAGGAATTAATGGATAAAAAATATAAATACAATCGGCCAGGTTTAGAGAAAACTTTTTATAATGCGGTTTCCTTTACAGTTGATGATCCTTTCGGTAATAAAATTATATTTAATGAAAAGTTTGATGAAGAAAAGCATAAGGATCTGGAGTTTTATTCGATTCATTGA
- a CDS encoding VOC family protein, translating into MVKRIVTNIKTDDLSKADLFYHEVLGLETLMDHGWIKTFGNEEEAKVQISFAVHGGNDTEVPNLSIEVDNVDEIYEKMQRSGFEIMYEITDEEWGVRRFFAKDPFGNLVNILSHQ; encoded by the coding sequence ATGGTAAAAAGAATCGTCACTAATATAAAAACTGATGATCTGTCGAAAGCAGACTTGTTCTATCATGAAGTTTTAGGACTTGAAACTCTGATGGATCATGGCTGGATTAAGACTTTCGGAAATGAGGAAGAGGCAAAAGTCCAGATAAGTTTTGCTGTTCATGGCGGAAACGACACGGAAGTTCCAAATCTTTCCATTGAGGTTGATAATGTGGATGAAATCTATGAAAAAATGCAGCGATCCGGGTTTGAAATTATGTACGAAATCACTGATGAAGAGTGGGGTGTCCGCCGGTTTTTTGCAAAAGATCCGTTTGGCAATTTAGTTAATATTCTTTCACATCAATAA
- the tpx gene encoding thiol peroxidase, whose product MSTTITLKGNEVHTIGTLPSVGTHIRDFALVDSGLHVKTLQDFDGKRKVFNIFPSIDTGICAASARKFNEEASNLENTVVINVSKDLPFALGRFCAAEGLNNVETLSDFRSSFGDEYEVTITDSPMKGLLSRAVIVTDADNKVIYTEQVPEITQEPNYSAAIDALK is encoded by the coding sequence ATGTCAACGACTATCACTTTAAAAGGAAACGAAGTACATACAATAGGAACTTTACCATCCGTAGGAACTCACATCAGGGATTTTGCACTGGTAGATTCCGGATTACATGTAAAAACACTTCAGGATTTCGATGGAAAGAGGAAAGTTTTTAATATTTTCCCGAGCATTGATACGGGAATTTGTGCTGCTTCTGCAAGAAAATTCAATGAAGAGGCTTCCAATCTGGAAAATACGGTGGTGATTAATGTGTCTAAAGATCTCCCTTTTGCACTGGGAAGATTTTGCGCGGCGGAAGGTCTGAATAATGTTGAAACACTTTCAGATTTCAGAAGCAGTTTCGGTGACGAATATGAAGTGACGATCACGGATTCCCCAATGAAAGGGCTTTTAAGCCGTGCCGTAATCGTAACGGATGCCGATAATAAGGTTATCTATACGGAACAGGTTCCTGAAATTACGCAAGAACCCAATTATAGTGCTGCCATTGACGCATTAAAATAA
- a CDS encoding NADP-dependent isocitrate dehydrogenase has product MSDKSKIYYTLTDEAPMLATHSFLPIVKAFTKSANIEIAVPDISLAGRILANFPEFLKDDQKIGDALAELGQLATQPDANIIKLPNISASAPQLDDAIAELQSKGFAVPNYPAEPKNDEEKAIKAKYAKVLGSAVNPVLREGNSDRRAPKAVKNYAKANPHRMGDWASDSKTDVAHMDNGDFYGTETSTTLENATKYKIVFKGNDGAETLLKDFANLQAGEIIDSSVMNLNALKAFVQKAIDEAKNKNVLLSAHLKATMMKISDPIIFGAIVETFFKDVFVKYAETFKSLDVNPNNGLADLFEKIKGNAQEAEIKADIETALANGPRVAMVNSDKGITNFHVPSDIIVDASMAALVRGGGKMWNKEGKEEDTVCIIPDRSYAGFYQSVIDDMKAHGKLDPTTMGSVPNVGLMAQKAEEYGSHDKTFQATADGTIEVQDEAGSVLLSQKVEKDDIFRMCQTKDAPIQDWVKLAVNRSRLSDTPAIFWLDKGRAHDREIIKKVEKYLADHDTNGLDIKILDVKDAMTETLKRAREGKDTISVSGNVLRDYLTDLFPILELGTSAKMLSIVPLMNGGGLFETGAGGSAPKHVEQFLEEGYLRWDSLGEFLALQASLEHLAQTQGNTKSQVLADALDEANAKFLATDKSPARKVGQIDNRGSHFYLAMYWAEALANQTADAELAAHFAPVAEAMKENEEVINSELISAQGKPQNIDGYYKTDTYKTYAAMRPSTVLNEIIDGI; this is encoded by the coding sequence ATGTCAGACAAATCAAAAATCTATTACACCCTTACGGATGAGGCTCCAATGTTGGCAACACACTCGTTTTTACCTATCGTAAAGGCATTTACAAAATCTGCAAACATTGAGATCGCGGTTCCGGATATTTCTTTGGCAGGAAGAATTCTAGCAAACTTCCCCGAGTTTTTGAAAGATGACCAGAAAATCGGTGATGCGTTGGCAGAATTAGGTCAATTGGCGACTCAACCTGATGCAAACATTATCAAATTACCTAATATTTCGGCTTCTGCACCTCAGTTGGATGATGCAATCGCTGAATTGCAGTCTAAAGGTTTCGCAGTTCCAAATTATCCTGCAGAACCTAAAAATGACGAAGAAAAAGCAATCAAGGCTAAATATGCAAAGGTTTTAGGAAGCGCTGTAAATCCTGTGTTAAGAGAAGGAAATTCTGACAGACGTGCTCCAAAAGCTGTTAAAAACTACGCAAAAGCAAACCCTCACAGAATGGGAGACTGGGCTTCTGACAGTAAAACCGACGTTGCTCACATGGACAACGGAGATTTCTACGGTACTGAAACTTCAACTACTCTTGAAAATGCAACAAAATACAAAATCGTTTTCAAAGGAAATGACGGTGCTGAAACTTTATTAAAAGATTTCGCAAACCTTCAGGCTGGAGAAATTATCGATTCTTCTGTAATGAATTTAAATGCTTTGAAGGCATTCGTTCAAAAGGCAATTGATGAAGCTAAAAACAAAAACGTTCTTCTTTCTGCTCACTTGAAGGCTACGATGATGAAAATCTCCGACCCTATTATTTTCGGGGCGATTGTAGAAACTTTCTTTAAAGATGTTTTTGTTAAATATGCTGAGACTTTCAAGTCTTTAGATGTTAATCCAAATAACGGTCTTGCCGATCTTTTTGAAAAAATCAAAGGAAATGCTCAGGAAGCTGAAATCAAGGCTGATATTGAAACTGCTTTAGCAAACGGACCAAGAGTGGCAATGGTAAATTCTGATAAAGGAATTACGAATTTCCACGTTCCTTCTGACATTATTGTTGATGCTTCTATGGCTGCTTTGGTAAGAGGTGGAGGTAAAATGTGGAACAAAGAAGGGAAAGAAGAAGATACGGTTTGTATCATTCCTGACCGTTCTTATGCAGGTTTTTACCAGTCAGTAATTGATGATATGAAAGCGCACGGAAAACTGGATCCTACAACAATGGGTTCTGTTCCGAACGTTGGTTTAATGGCTCAAAAAGCTGAAGAATACGGTTCTCACGACAAAACTTTCCAGGCTACAGCAGATGGAACAATTGAAGTTCAGGACGAGGCTGGAAGCGTTCTTCTTTCTCAGAAAGTAGAAAAAGATGATATTTTCAGAATGTGTCAGACGAAAGACGCTCCGATTCAGGACTGGGTAAAATTAGCGGTAAACAGATCGAGATTATCTGATACGCCTGCAATTTTCTGGTTAGATAAAGGAAGAGCGCACGACAGAGAAATCATCAAAAAAGTTGAAAAATATCTTGCCGACCACGATACAAACGGACTTGATATTAAGATTCTTGATGTAAAAGACGCCATGACGGAAACCTTGAAAAGAGCAAGAGAAGGAAAAGATACAATTTCTGTTTCAGGAAACGTATTGAGAGATTATTTAACGGATCTTTTCCCAATTCTTGAGCTTGGAACTTCTGCAAAAATGCTTTCTATCGTTCCATTAATGAATGGTGGCGGCTTGTTTGAAACTGGTGCAGGAGGTTCTGCTCCAAAACATGTTGAACAGTTCCTGGAAGAAGGCTATTTAAGATGGGATTCTCTAGGTGAATTCTTGGCTTTACAGGCTTCTTTAGAGCATTTAGCACAAACTCAGGGGAATACAAAATCTCAGGTTTTAGCTGATGCATTGGATGAAGCAAATGCTAAATTCTTAGCGACAGACAAATCTCCTGCAAGAAAAGTCGGACAAATCGATAACAGAGGTTCTCACTTCTATTTGGCGATGTATTGGGCGGAAGCTTTGGCAAACCAAACTGCTGATGCTGAATTGGCGGCTCATTTTGCTCCGGTTGCTGAAGCAATGAAGGAAAATGAAGAAGTAATTAATTCTGAATTAATCAGCGCTCAAGGTAAGCCTCAAAACATCGATGGTTACTACAAAACTGACACGTATAAAACGTATGCAGCCATGAGACCAAGCACAGTTTTAAATGAAATTATTGACGGAATTTAA
- a CDS encoding winged helix-turn-helix transcriptional regulator, with the protein MERDQTEELRALQDTLYFIGGKWRIPVINSICNGNRRFREIERSIPGITTRMLSKELKDMELNKLLKRNVYPETPVLIEYEPTEYCRTFGKIISEMINWGREHRKVIVEDKI; encoded by the coding sequence ATGGAAAGAGATCAAACTGAAGAATTGAGAGCATTGCAAGACACCCTTTATTTCATCGGTGGAAAGTGGAGAATTCCTGTTATCAACTCAATTTGTAATGGCAACAGACGGTTCCGTGAAATTGAAAGAAGCATCCCCGGAATTACAACAAGAATGCTTTCAAAAGAATTAAAAGACATGGAATTAAACAAGCTGTTGAAACGAAATGTTTATCCTGAAACGCCCGTCTTAATTGAATACGAACCAACGGAATATTGCAGAACTTTCGGAAAAATTATTTCAGAAATGATTAATTGGGGTAGGGAACATCGAAAAGTGATTGTGGAGGACAAGATTTAA
- a CDS encoding SDR family oxidoreductase has protein sequence MKFNNKLAIVTGGNSGIGYSTAKELIAEGAKVIITGRRKEAIEKAAKDLGAIPFVADQGKLEDIESLKTEVENRYGKVDILFINAGITGSLGSIENMTAENFDNVMNINFRGAYFTLSKFTPLLNDEASVVFLSSNVATTYKPNSSVYQASKAALNSIAKTAAAELASRKIRVNMVSPGPTKTEIMTKAGLDEKTLEGLDEWLIDLIPLKKMGTAEDVAKAVVYLSDNNIASFMTGTEILIDGGMIL, from the coding sequence ATGAAATTTAATAACAAATTAGCCATCGTAACAGGTGGAAACAGCGGAATCGGATATTCAACCGCAAAAGAATTAATAGCGGAAGGCGCAAAAGTAATTATTACGGGAAGAAGAAAAGAAGCCATAGAAAAGGCAGCGAAAGATTTGGGAGCAATTCCTTTTGTGGCAGATCAAGGAAAATTAGAAGATATCGAATCTTTGAAGACAGAAGTTGAAAATCGATACGGAAAAGTTGATATCCTATTTATCAATGCAGGAATCACAGGAAGTTTAGGATCAATTGAAAACATGACTGCAGAAAACTTTGATAATGTGATGAATATTAATTTTAGAGGAGCTTATTTCACTTTAAGCAAATTTACTCCTCTATTAAATGACGAAGCTTCGGTTGTCTTTTTATCTTCAAATGTTGCAACAACTTATAAGCCAAACAGCTCGGTTTATCAGGCAAGTAAGGCTGCTTTGAACTCTATTGCAAAAACAGCAGCTGCAGAATTAGCTTCAAGAAAAATCCGTGTCAATATGGTAAGTCCCGGACCTACAAAAACAGAAATTATGACTAAGGCCGGACTGGATGAAAAAACACTGGAAGGTCTTGATGAATGGCTGATCGATTTAATTCCGTTGAAAAAAATGGGAACCGCAGAAGATGTAGCGAAAGCAGTTGTCTATTTATCAGACAACAATATTGCAAGCTTTATGACAGGAACCGAAATTCTGATTGACGGCGGGATGATACTATAA
- a CDS encoding heme-binding domain-containing protein, with translation MDSVKKKRNVKPIAIVFLAVLGIFVGLQFFNQPLEGKAVPKKIEAPREVLAILENSCFNCHSNQQNLSWYDKIAPISWAVNKDVERAREVLNFSEWNYSAGEHQGKMYAILNMMQSGKMPLHEYTLLHPSAKITTKDIETIKKYTLSLSSLNPSKKEEKNIHQNLNLPENNIKSKFPVSPNGVKYTDDFKNWKVISMSTLFDNSIRVIYGNDIAVKAVETDNFHPWPEGSIVVKSVWKQQELPDGEIRPGEFVNAQFMVKDSKKYTDTEGWGFAKFSGKDLHPTGKTASFAKESCIACHRQLAEKTGFLFDVPMKVNTERLIKNLQK, from the coding sequence ATGGACTCAGTAAAGAAAAAAAGAAACGTAAAACCCATTGCCATAGTATTTCTGGCAGTTTTAGGCATCTTTGTAGGATTGCAGTTTTTCAACCAGCCTTTGGAGGGAAAAGCTGTTCCTAAAAAAATAGAAGCACCGCGAGAAGTTTTGGCAATTTTGGAAAACTCTTGTTTTAATTGTCATTCAAACCAGCAAAATTTAAGCTGGTATGATAAAATTGCTCCGATCTCATGGGCGGTAAATAAAGATGTGGAAAGAGCCAGGGAAGTTTTGAACTTCTCGGAATGGAACTATTCTGCAGGCGAACATCAGGGGAAAATGTACGCCATTTTAAACATGATGCAAAGCGGAAAAATGCCGCTTCATGAATATACCTTGCTTCATCCCTCTGCAAAAATTACTACAAAAGATATTGAAACGATTAAAAAATATACGCTTTCTTTATCAAGTTTAAATCCATCAAAAAAGGAGGAGAAAAATATTCATCAGAATCTTAATTTACCGGAAAATAATATAAAATCAAAATTCCCGGTTTCACCAAACGGCGTGAAGTATACGGACGATTTTAAAAACTGGAAAGTCATCAGTATGAGCACGCTGTTTGACAATTCAATTCGTGTGATTTACGGAAATGATATTGCAGTAAAGGCAGTTGAAACAGACAATTTTCACCCGTGGCCGGAAGGAAGTATCGTCGTAAAATCAGTTTGGAAACAGCAGGAATTACCTGATGGTGAGATCAGGCCGGGAGAATTTGTTAATGCTCAGTTTATGGTAAAAGATTCAAAAAAATATACCGATACGGAAGGTTGGGGATTTGCCAAATTTTCAGGAAAAGACCTTCATCCGACAGGAAAAACAGCCTCATTCGCCAAAGAATCCTGCATCGCCTGTCACCGACAATTAGCCGAAAAAACAGGATTTTTATTCGATGTTCCAATGAAAGTAAATACCGAAAGAT